CGACAGGTCCGCGGTGCGGCGGTGGGCGTCGTCGGTCAGACCGACCCGCTCCAGCGCATCGCACGCCACTTCCAGCAGCGCCGGATCCTCCATCACGTTGCGGAAAAAGCGGAACACCCGCCCCTGGCCGCCAAGCGCGCCCAGCACCGCGTTCTGCAGCACGGTGTAGTCCATCGCCAGCGCCGAGATCTGGAACGTCCGTCCCAACCCCATCCGCGCCCGCGCCACCGTATCCAGTGCGGTGACATCGCGGCCCAGCAGTTCCACTGTGCCGCTGTCGGGGGCGAAGTTTCCGGCGATCTGTTTGATAAGTGTGGATTTTCCCGCCCCATTGGGGCCGATCAGCGCGTGGATTTCTCCCGCCCGCAAATCCAGCGAGACATTGCTGCTGGCCTTCAGTGCGCCAAAGCTCTTGCACAGGTTGTCGGTTTTCAGCACCACATCAGCCATGCGCCTTCTCCCGCCCCGCAATCGCTCCGATCAGCCCGCCGCGGGCAAACAGCACAATCAGCAGCAGCAGCACGCCCAGGAAGATCTGCCAGTAATCGCTGATGCCGCCCAAGAGATGCTCCAGCACGATATACAGCGCTGCACCGGCCACCGGACCATACAACCGCCCGACACCGCCCAAGATCACAAAGATCATGATCTCGCCGCTGGTGTGCCAGCTCAGCATGGTGGGGCTGACGAACCGGTTCAGATCCGCAAACAGTGCCCCCGCCAGCCCGGTGATCGCGCCGGAAATCACAAAGGCCGTCAGCCGCAGGGTAAACGGGGTCAGCCCCACCGCCTCGACCCGGTCTTCGTTCTGGCGTGCGGCGGCCAGTGCCAGCCCAAATGGCGAGCGCGCCAGCCGGGCGGCAAAAAACAGCGCGCCGCACAGGATCACATAAGCAATGGCAAAGAACTGGATCGGGTCCAGGGTGTTCAGCCCCGGAAATTCATTACGGACCCAGATCGACAGCCCGTCTTCGCCGCCATAGGCGCTCCAGCTGATCGCGAAGTAATAGAGCATCTGCCCGAAAGCCAATGTGATCATGATGAAATAGACACCTGAGGTGCGCAAGGACAACGCCCCGATGACCAGCGCCGCCAACGCGCTGAACACCACAGCCGTCAGCCAGATCAGCGGCATCTGGTTGCTGCCCTCAAACAGGAACGGCCATTCAAACAACGGCTCGTAATTCTGGGCATGAGCGGCAAGAATGCCCATGGCATAGCCGCCGATCCCGAAAAACGCCGCATGGCCCAGGCTGATCAGCCCGCCCAGCCCCAAGGCGATGTTCAGGCCAACCCCGGCCAGCGCCAGGATCGCGGCCTTGGTCGCCAGGGTGATGATGAACGGTTCATCCAGCGACCAGGCCGCCAGCGGCACCAGCAAAAGAGCTGCAATCATTGCCCAGTTCAGCAGGCTTTCGCGGGTAACCATCATGCGCTCCCTCCATAAAGGCCCGATGGGCGCACCAAAAGAACCCCCGCCATTAGAATGTAAATCAGCATCGAGGCGAGTGACGCGCCGGCCGATGCCGCACTGGCAGGCTCCATGAACAGGGTGAAAAGCCGCGGCAGGAACACGCCGCCCAAAGTGTCGGTCATCCCGACCAGCAGCGCCCCCGCCAAGGCGCCCTTGATCGAGCCGATGCCGCCGATGACGATCACCACAAAGGCCAGGATCAGAACCGGCTCGCCCATGCCGACCTGGACCGATTGGATTGCCCCCACCAGCGCACCGGCCAGACCGGCCAATGCGGCGCCTAGGGCAAACACCAGCGTGTAGAGTTTGGAAATATCGACGCCAAGGGCGGCAATCATCTCGCGGTCGGCCTCGCCTGCGCGGATCTGGATGCCGATGCGGGTGCGGGCGATCAGCAGGAACAGCCCCGCGGCAATGGCCAGCCCGGTCAGGATGATCGCCAGCCGGTACAGCGGGTATTCAATGCCGCCCGGCAGGGTAACCGGCCCCGACAAATAGGACGGCACGTCCAGAAACAGCGGGAAGGATCCGAACAGCCAGCGGGTGCCTTCGGAAAATATCAGGATCAGTGCGAAGGTCGCCAGCACCTGGTCCAAGTGGTCGCGCCGGTAGAGGCGGCGGATCACCACCAGCTCCATCAGAGCGCCCGCGGCAGCCGCGGCGGCCAGGCTGGCGATCAGCGCCAGCAGAAACGAGCCTGTCCACCCGGCTACGGCGGCGGCAGCAAAGGCGCCAACCATGTAAAGCGAACCATGGGCCAGGTTGATCAGCCCCATCACCCCGAACACCAGCGTCAGACCGGCTGCCATCAGAAACAG
Above is a window of Leisingera methylohalidivorans DSM 14336 DNA encoding:
- a CDS encoding ABC transporter ATP-binding protein, whose product is MADVVLKTDNLCKSFGALKASSNVSLDLRAGEIHALIGPNGAGKSTLIKQIAGNFAPDSGTVELLGRDVTALDTVARARMGLGRTFQISALAMDYTVLQNAVLGALGGQGRVFRFFRNVMEDPALLEVACDALERVGLTDDAHRRTADLSHGQRRQLEVAVALTLKPKLFLMDEPMAGLGADGSHRLTGFLDGLREQAPILLVEHDMDAVFALADRISVLVYGQIIATGTAAEIRANAEVRRAYLGEDAAA
- a CDS encoding branched-chain amino acid ABC transporter permease: MMVTRESLLNWAMIAALLLVPLAAWSLDEPFIITLATKAAILALAGVGLNIALGLGGLISLGHAAFFGIGGYAMGILAAHAQNYEPLFEWPFLFEGSNQMPLIWLTAVVFSALAALVIGALSLRTSGVYFIMITLAFGQMLYYFAISWSAYGGEDGLSIWVRNEFPGLNTLDPIQFFAIAYVILCGALFFAARLARSPFGLALAAARQNEDRVEAVGLTPFTLRLTAFVISGAITGLAGALFADLNRFVSPTMLSWHTSGEIMIFVILGGVGRLYGPVAGAALYIVLEHLLGGISDYWQIFLGVLLLLIVLFARGGLIGAIAGREKAHG
- a CDS encoding branched-chain amino acid ABC transporter permease, producing the protein MTYILVLEQILNGLQFGIMLFLMAAGLTLVFGVMGLINLAHGSLYMVGAFAAAAVAGWTGSFLLALIASLAAAAAAGALMELVVIRRLYRRDHLDQVLATFALILIFSEGTRWLFGSFPLFLDVPSYLSGPVTLPGGIEYPLYRLAIILTGLAIAAGLFLLIARTRIGIQIRAGEADREMIAALGVDISKLYTLVFALGAALAGLAGALVGAIQSVQVGMGEPVLILAFVVIVIGGIGSIKGALAGALLVGMTDTLGGVFLPRLFTLFMEPASAASAGASLASMLIYILMAGVLLVRPSGLYGGSA